A stretch of DNA from Nitrospirota bacterium:
CCTTTTTTTGCAGATGCATACAATAATCTCGGTATTGAATTTTATAAGAAGGGTTTTGTTAATCAGGCAATAGAGCATTTTCAGAGTGCCTTAAAAGTGAAGCCCGATTTTGAAGAGATACATAATAACCTCGGTAACGCATACTATAAGAAGGGCTTATTCAATCAGGCTATAGAACATTTTCAGTCTGCCTTGAGACTAAAGCCTGATTATTCAGAAGCACATTTTAATCTTGGGCTTCTTTACCTTGACATAGGGGAACAGAGAAAAGCATATGAAGAATTTGAAAAAACATTACAAATAAATCCCAACTTCTATCAAGCCCGAAAATACTTAATGGATATAAATAAAACTAATTCCCCTTATCCTGCAAATTATCCTACAAAGCAGTAGTTTTCACTAATGTCTTAAGACCTTTCAAAACGATTGCCTCCATTGTTATAATAACCTGTGTTTGAAGGGAGGATGTAATGTTAAGGCCAAAAATGGCAATCGTAGTGGTTGCCACGATTGTTGGCATCGGGGGTTATTCGTCCTATGGCATTACCCAGCAAAAAGACACTTCTTATGCAGTAATGTTTCGGGCAGACATCCAGCATACAGGCGTTTATGACACAAATGCCGTGTCATCCTTTGGAGGGCTAAAGTGGCGTTTTAGGGCAAGAGGCGGAGTTCACTCCTCGCCTATCTCAACCGATAGGGCGGTTTATTTTGGAAGTAAGAATGGAAACCTCTATGCAGTTGACATAGGAACTGGTAAGGAGCTCTGGAGGTTTAAGACAGGCGGCGCTATAATCTCCACGCCTGCCATGGCAGATGAAGTGCTCTATTTTGGAAGCAGTGATGGAAACCTTTATGCAGTTGACATAAGGGCTGGTAATGAGCTCTGGAGGTTTAAGGCAGGTGCTCCTGTGATTTCCTCTCCTGCCATTGACAACGGAGTGATTTTTTTTGGGAGTAACAACGGAACATTCTATGCAGTAGACATTAAAACAAAAAGGGAAATCTGGATATTCGAAACAGGAGACGAGGTGAATTCCTCTCCTGCCATAGCTAATGGAATAGTCTACTTTGGCAGCAGCGATGGAAATCTCTATGCAGTTGACATAAAAAGCGGTTTAGAGAAATGGAAGTTCAGGACAAAAGGCCGTGTATGTTCCTCACCTGCTATTTCAGGAGGGGCAGTGTATTTCGGAAGCTGGGATGGAAACCTCTATGCAGTTGATGCAATCACCGGGGCTGAGATATGGAGATTCCAGACAAGGGGCTGGGTGAATTCCTCGCCTGCTATTTCAGGAGGGGCTGTGTATTTCGGAAGCTTCGATAGAACCCTCTATGCAGTGGACATAAGGGCTGGAAAGGAAAGGTGGCGGTTCAGAACGAGGGACTGGGTGAATTCCTCGCCTTCTATAGCCGAAGATATAGTTTACTTTGGAAGCTACGACAGAAACCTCTATGCAGTGGATGTTACAACCGGACAGGAGAAATGGAGATTCAGGACAAGGGGACTCGTGTATTCTTCCCCTCTAATAGCCAATGGGATAGTCTACTTTGGCAGTAATGATGGATTCCTCTATGCAGTTCACTGAGTCCCTCGTTATGCCGTAAGCCATAATGAAGACAGCCTGCACATGCGTCCTGATTATCGCCCTTGCTAATACATCAGCTTTTGCAGGCTCTTCTGCCGAAGAGCTCGAAAACAGGATTTACAATGCATATGGCAAAACCGGCATTAAGATTTTTAGGAACATGGACGGCATTAAGAGTGCACAGGATGTCATGGAAGATGCAGGTTTTTCTGAGTCCGAGATGGCTGAAATGCTCAAGTGGTTCGAGAAAGAAGCAGGCTCGCTCAACCAAAAGGCATTGGCATTTTATAACGGAGGCGATGTCCCTTCCGCAATCCCATACATAGAGACTGCCTTAGAGATAACCTCAAAGGTCTTAGGTAGAAAACACCCTGCAGTGGCAAAGGCACTTAATTTTCTCGCAGAGCTTTATAAACTGACAGAAAGGCATGCAGATGCAGAGCCACTTTATAAATGGGTATTAGAGATAAATGAAGCAAGATACGGCAAAGACCATCCAGCAGTAGCAGCAGGCATCATAAACCTTGCCCTCCTTTATAAATCGATGTCAAGACACTCAGAGGCAGAGCCCCTCCTTTTGAGGGCACTCGATATATGCGAGACTACATATGGCAAAGACCATCAGACAGTCTCTGCAGTCATTACAAACCTTGCACTGCTTTACGACGAAAAAGGTAGGTACCAGGAGGCAGAGCCTCTTTATCTAAGGGCACTCACGATAGATGAAAAGGCATTGGGAGGAGAGCATCCCCAGCTTTTCACTACGCTCAATAACCTTGCCAGCCTTTATTTGTCAACAGGCAGATATGTAGATGCAGAGCCCCTTTATCTAAGGGCAATAAAGATAATGGATAAGGCATTGGGAGGAGAGCATCCCCAGCTTTCAACTACGCTCAATAACCTTGCCAGCCTTTATTTGTCAACAGGCAGATATGTAGATGCAGAGCCCCTTTATCTCAAGGAGATCGGAAGAGCAAAGAGGCAGAGGACTCCTATCTCAAGGCACTGAATATACTCGAGCGAGCATATGGCAGAGAGCATCCCCAGCTTTCAACCACGCTCAATAACCTTGCTCTCCTTTATTACTCAACAGGCAGATATGTAGATGCAGAGCCGCTTTATTTGAGGGCAATCGAGATCGGTGAGCGGACACTCGGCAAAGAGCATCCTGACCTGTCGGTATGGCTAAACAACCTTGCACTCCTTTATGCGGCAACAGGCAGACACGCCGAAAGCCAGAGGCTTTTTAGCCAGGCACTATTGATAGAGGACAAAAAAAGAGAAAATGTCTTTGCCGTTTTATCCGAAAAACAAAAGCTCTCCTACATGAAAAGAACCGAAGACAATATATATGCCTTCATCAGCCATTCAGCCCAGAATAAAGGAGACCCTGAAGTTACGCTGGATGCATGGCTCAGATGGAAGGGCGCTGTTCATGAGGCACAAGGCAGGTATCTGAGTGCACTCATCGAGTCCCCTAATCCTGAGATAAAGCAGAAATTCGCCGAGCTTATCTCTATAAGGCGTATGCTTGCAAAAATAGGATTCTCCGACAAAGGTAACCTAACCTTAGAGGATTATAGAGGAAAGATAGAAAATCTGGAAAAGGAAAAGCAAAGATTAGAGATAGAGCTAAGCAGACTGAGCAAAGACTTTTCCCTCGAAAACCTCTCAGGCAAGGCTGATACAAAAAAAATAGCAGAACTCCTTCCTCTGGATGTCGCATATATAGATTTCGCAAACATATATTTCTATGACTTCCAGAAAAGAAATCGGGGCAAAGAGCATTACCTCGTCTTTATCCTTACAGGAGGAGATAGCATCCATGTGAATCTTATCGACATTGGAGAGTCCGAAAAAATAAACA
This window harbors:
- a CDS encoding PQQ-binding-like beta-propeller repeat protein → MLRPKMAIVVVATIVGIGGYSSYGITQQKDTSYAVMFRADIQHTGVYDTNAVSSFGGLKWRFRARGGVHSSPISTDRAVYFGSKNGNLYAVDIGTGKELWRFKTGGAIISTPAMADEVLYFGSSDGNLYAVDIRAGNELWRFKAGAPVISSPAIDNGVIFFGSNNGTFYAVDIKTKREIWIFETGDEVNSSPAIANGIVYFGSSDGNLYAVDIKSGLEKWKFRTKGRVCSSPAISGGAVYFGSWDGNLYAVDAITGAEIWRFQTRGWVNSSPAISGGAVYFGSFDRTLYAVDIRAGKERWRFRTRDWVNSSPSIAEDIVYFGSYDRNLYAVDVTTGQEKWRFRTRGLVYSSPLIANGIVYFGSNDGFLYAVH
- a CDS encoding tetratricopeptide repeat protein, whose protein sequence is MKTACTCVLIIALANTSAFAGSSAEELENRIYNAYGKTGIKIFRNMDGIKSAQDVMEDAGFSESEMAEMLKWFEKEAGSLNQKALAFYNGGDVPSAIPYIETALEITSKVLGRKHPAVAKALNFLAELYKLTERHADAEPLYKWVLEINEARYGKDHPAVAAGIINLALLYKSMSRHSEAEPLLLRALDICETTYGKDHQTVSAVITNLALLYDEKGRYQEAEPLYLRALTIDEKALGGEHPQLFTTLNNLASLYLSTGRYVDAEPLYLRAIKIMDKALGGEHPQLSTTLNNLASLYLSTGRYVDAEPLYLKEIGRAKRQRTPISRH